Genomic window (Scleropages formosus chromosome 16, fSclFor1.1, whole genome shotgun sequence):
ACCAACGGCGTGCTGGTGATGCACCCGCGGCACGGCTTTACCGAAGACTCGAAGCCTGGTGTGTGGCGCGAGATTTCGGTGTGTGGCAACGTCTTCACTCTGCGGGAGACTCGCTCTGCGCAGCAGAGAGGCAAGATGGTAGGTTTTCCAGTCATCCCCGACCTCAAACGCACCACACGCCCAGTAAAACAACTTGCTTCTTAAACATGCTGCTACATAAGAAGTCCCATTTgtatgatgattttttttttttttttttaaaaaatcactaGATGATATTGTTAAATGCCCCAACCATTTTCTTTTAGTAATCTTCCCTAAGTGATACAGTGTAATGCAAACCGAAATCCTTTTATAAGTTCATGTTTGAGTTCCTTGACGTTACGGTACAGAAGCCTCTCAGTTAAAGCCATGactttgtaacctgaaggttgtagcTGGAATGCCCGTGATCAAAGCACTCATCCTTCAGTAaaataccaagctgtataaatgggtggagTGCTCTAAAGTGCTTTGGATGTCAGCCTCAGATACATTCACACATGTAAAATATTGTGGAATGTACCTGTGCAACTCTTACCTTCCAGTTTTGAAACAGATGAGTAGGGTATTGAGGCTATAAGTTCCCAGAGTGATCCATTTCCTTTAAGTCACTCTTTGTAATGGCAAAGGGGCAATATTTGGAGGTCAGTAAGTTGCATGAGATTGCAGACCTCAGGGCATTAGGAGGAAGGTAGTGCGGTTGTGTGCTGTGATACTTTCCAAGTTTGGCAGTGACCACCTGGTCCAGAGGTCAACAGTTGGGTACCTCACTGGCCAGAGGACAAGAAGGGAGCTTTTGTGAGTCATGACTTTTTGATCTGGAATATTTCTGTACCACAGTGAAGTGGAGCAGGTCTAAACTGTGGTCCCACCAGTAGGGGCTTGCAGAGAGGTGTCTATCTGGAAGGATGCTCAGTGAATGGGATGTTGTTGAGCCAAGTGCATGATTGTattgtaaatgaatgaaatctcTGGCAAGAGATTGTTTAGAACAATtatcagctgcaaaacaaacttCAGTATTGAAtccagctccagcagctggaATGGTGTAGGGATGATTTACCATGTTTATTAAGACGACTGATTCTTCTTGgaatttttctaatttcaaCATTTCGCTGAAACATCCCCCATTGGATGCCTACTATCTACCAGTACTCCCCAGTCGTGTCCTCGAACCCAGTTCTCGTCGAGACCTCCTGGAACTCCTGAATTCAGTAGTTCTATATCCGGGTCATCCCCTGTTAAATTCTATCATAAAAACAAGCTAATCAAAGTCATCGTGATGTAGTGTGTAgaccagtggggggggggaacctcAGGACAGACTACACTTGTGAAAGTTTCCATGGATACATCATGGAATTTGGAGGCTGCATTGTGAGTGGAAAGTATATTAAAACTTGCTGTCAGTTTTTATCTTGCATATTAACACAAGCTGCTTGGATTTTTGTACCGGTGGGTTTTGGCGTCTAATTTCCCGTAGATGGGTCACGATGACGTGGTAAGGCGTTCAAGTGAAGCTGTAGAACTAGCCTGGTGACACAGCGAGGACTTACTTAGTGgacatgtttcagctgaattttttgtgtgtgtgtgtgtgtgtgtcttgcattGCTCTATTGCACAGATGTGTGAATAACCGGTGGGAATTTAGTACAGTgtatgcaaaacattaaatgctttggacaaagatgtcaatCAATACTGTTTCGTAATCGTGAGACGTCACTTCGGCGAAAAGCGTCTGCCGATTGGGTAAATGTAAAGGTATCGTGATGCGGAATCTGCCCTGGAGAGTATGAGCGTCGAACCGTTGTCAGTCCTCCGTGCCGCTACAGGAGCACATGGTTTCAGCCCTGGTACACTTGTTTTGTCAGTCCCGCTGTAAGTGGCATCTGAGCTCAGCTGGGTTCCAgaaggcagtgtgtgtttgcatttgtcAGGCTTTGGGAGAAAGCATTTACTTGTGGTCTTTCTCCACTTCCCGTAGGCTCTGCTTGCTCAGTCAGAGGTCATTGTTGTGCGCTTTGCCTTTCCCACAACCCCTGGTCAGTCCGGAGGGACGGAGCCCAAGGGCAGCGAGGGTTTCAATGTTGATGACACTGTAAAGAAAGTGACATCTGTTTGTAATTGTGGGAGAAATCGATGGTCTTCGTAGCTGCGGTTGATCTCCTGTATCTAGCTTACGTTCTGCTTTCTTTGCTTCGTTTTACGTTTGTTTACTTGAGTGTGAAATTGGAACCGGCTCGACCGAAGTGTTTGGGATCTCTTGCCTTTGTGACGCGCCATTTATCATCGTGGAGCATTGGAGAACGTCATGATGTACGGAGAGCCTCCCCGTTCTGTCTGTTCTTgtcaaatgttttgaaataacaTCTCGGGCAGCacgggggcacagcgagtagcgccgctgtctctcagcgcttgggtggtgcgagaggatgtgggttcgatccctgctcggtctgtgtggagttcctccgggtgctctggtttccttccacagacatgctgttgagactccctcatagtgtgtgtgacagagggtgtgttccactgatgtatggatgagtgacccagtgtaagtagtgtatctagcagtgtgagtcaccacggtgaataaggtgtgcgtgcgtgcgtgcgtgcgtgcgtgcgtgcgcgcagatacatagagatcattggaagtcgcttttggagaaaagcatatgataaatttaataaatgtaaatatttcggAACAGCCGCTGGTAGATTTACAGCCCATTGTTTCTAATCTGTCCACTTGGATGTATGATGATGTAAAGGAAGCAAACCACATCCAGACAGGAGGTTGACCGTAAATGTCAGAAACTGGTCACCtttattcttgttttcatgTACCAGATCCTGAGTTTCCTAAAAACCGGAGAACCTTCAgttgtatttattattcttcCTCTTTGGCACCGACAAGACAATCAAATTTGGCTTCACAAACCCGTGATCCTCTTATCAGTGGTACAAGGATGCATGGACAACATGGTTGAAGTTTGCCATCTGCAGGAAAACGTTAGAATGACTGACTGGGTttcttgatgatgatgatgatgatgatgatgatgattattattcatGACctacaatattaggtttgtacactaagctggttgtacagctgggtggATCTTTTAATAATATGACTGGTctgttttaatagttttttttttttttctttaattttctgtgcCTTTACCTCCCCAGGTGGAGAACGAGACCCAGGAGCTGGTGGACGGCTCGCTGATCGATTTGTGCGGGGCCACGCTGCTGTGGCGCACGGCCGAGGGCCTGTCGCGCACGCCCACGCTGAAGCACTTGGAGGCGCTGCGGCAGGAGATCAACGCAGCGCGGCCGCAGTGCCCCGTGGGCTTCAACACGCTGGCGTTCCCCAGCATGCGCCGCAAAGAGGTGGTGGATGAGAAGCAGCCCTGGGTGTACCTGCACTGCGGCCACGTGCACGGCTACCACGACTGGGGCAACCGCGCCGAGCGCGAGGGCCGGGAGCGCGAGTGCCCCATGTGTCGCGCGCGGGGCCCCTACGTGCCTCTGTGGCTGGGCTGCGAGGCCGGCTTCTACCTGGACGCGGGTCCGCCCACGCACGCCTTCAGCCCCTGTGGCCACGTGTGCTCGGAGAAGACTGCAGCCTACTGGAGCCAGATCCCGCTGCCCCATggcacacacaccttccacGCCGCCTGCCCCTTCTGCGCCCAGCAGCTGAGTGGCGAGCAGGGATACATCAGACTCATATTCCAGGGCCCTGTGGACTaggcgtcccccccccccacaacccgTCCCTTTGGCCGCCGTTACCTTCCGTACCTTTCTGCTGAGCTTAAGACAAAAGCTGTAAACTACTTTCCTTTCTaaacccttttttcccccctcttcgctgaagtttttttcttctttacaaAGGCTTCTCAGTTTTAAGTGACCTTTATAGCgagtgctgttttatttacaaagaaaacaaaacaaaaaaatgactatTTTATTGTGATAAAACAAAACTCCCCACATACCTATAAACGGACATTGCTAGggtgagcagttttttttttcccccccttcttttgTAAAGATATTGAagcagtattttatttactaatGTAACAAGATTTTTAACACTTATTAATGCAAtattcgtttaaaaaaaaaaaaaaaaaacatacagaaatgtttgtgtgtgtgtatgtgtgtgttttctttttgaagaaCATAACACATCCCAAACAGAAGCGTAGTATTTATGCTAGATACCTCTCAAGGTAAACATTAGTTCACACGATGCCATTTAGTCTTAACTTACTATCATgtgtaatgtttaaaataagaatcactatataataattttatttatttaaatacaatataCGTGTCACAGGTAATGTAATAAGTGGTTACATTCTCTGATATTAGTTTATTCTGGTTTTATCCGTGAGCTCGTGAGCATCACTTTTCCGCTGTTATGATATTCTTACCTGAAAGAATATTTTCATCATGCTCTATGCAGGCTGATATAGTTTATGTTCACGTTTCACATATGCTTCAGTGCATTACAGTgaggtttttaattttgatcttttttctCTCCGTGTTTCATTATTCAAAAGGGGTCTTATGCGAACCCTTGCAATAACTCCACATGCAAGTAAGCTGCCTCCAGTTTTATGGCATTAACTGAAGGCTGGAAACAGCAGGCCCAGTTTCAGTTATGTAGGATATTATCGAGTCTTCCCCCTGCCTTATAAATGACGCCATTCTCGACTGTAGAGCTTCAACGAGCGACCGTAACAAACTCGCATTCGCTGCCTCCTAGTCGACACGCCTCCACACGGGCATCTCCTCATTTGGCCGTACGTATGAAATTTGTTTACATATGAATGATGTAGCGCTTCTAACTGAATATTCAGCATTTGGTTGGTCACTCAGAATTGCATCCGTTAGGAGTGTTTGCCTtcatccttgtgtttgtgttctgttcctccctctgcagtgagagagagaaagagtgagtgagtgagtacaCACACGTACGGATGAGGACGACCACCCCAGCATACACTGTAGGAGGCCCCAGTGCATAGTAACCTCAGGGATGGCCCCTGGCCTGGTCGCTTGTGTTCTAAAATTCTGTCAATGTCCCGACCGCTTTGTGTCTTTATAGGAAGAATGAGGAGCTCCTAACCTCACGATGTAATGGTTTCCTTTTGGTGTGTCTGGTCTTGAACCAGTGTTAAGTGTACTCAAGATAAGTAATAGACTTGTTCAATTAAGTGTTTCTCTTTGAGCGGGGAAAGTGTTAtgaaagggcttttttttttttttttttttttttttttttggtctgttgAAGGACCCTTCTGCATTGTCTATCCACGGAAGCATTATTTAAGTCTCTGTTCACTGTGTTCTGGAATTTCCCAAGGCTTTCAGGCTAAATTTAATattgttacaattttttaccaagtttaaacaataaaaattaaaacttatgaaatttttttttttgtgcatcacTTTGCCATTTTCTGAATACTAGTACAGTAATTAGCCAATGATCTCCATTCTGATGAATCAATATATTTTTGCCTCCATTGCTTATCAACAGCTTGTCAAGGGCAGGGTCACGTTGGTCTGGAGCCAATCCTGGACGTATAGGGTGTGAGACGGTTTACTCCCTGGGTGGGACATCCTTGCCTCACAGCAATTAGTGACATGTAGTacatcttcagactgtggggtgggggggaaccagagcacctggtagAATCCCATGTGAACAGACTGAACTAAGTTAGGACCcactgtgaggcatcagtgctaGACACTGTCCTCCTTTGCCAACTATATATTTGTGAGAAAATAAACTTGTACACAAGCTATAGTACATGTACGATAACCCTTCTTGTCAATGGAGCTGTAAATTCCAGCAAAAGCCATCATACATAAACAGggtatatttgttttatattactTACAGTACTATTGCTATTTTTCCTCAAGTTACCTGACACTTatgtccaagatgacttagtTTACAAACCTCACATTCTAACCTACTTAAAATACCAtatatacaactgggtaattttcactatcaattcagggtaagtgccttaatcaagggtactgcagtaggagcgAAGGACTGAGGATTTTAAAGAGAAACCCATGTTTTGCTAAGAGGGCACAGCAGTTTATTGCACAAACtgaacatatacatttattaatttagctgatgcttttctccaaagcaccttacaatgttaaggtaatcacaattagttacccatttctacagctgggtaatgatggagcaatttagggtaagtaccttgctcaaggctactctagccagaagtgaggctcaaacctgcaccctctgggtctaaaggcagcagctctaactgctatgctaccagttCCCCTATCAGACATTGacattgccttggagaaagaaATGGCCTAAGTGATCATCACTACATTGCACATGTACCTCCCAAGAGAACAGCATCTCCTGGTGGCAACATCCACCTATGGGCTCTCAAATGTAGAATATGAAGGCATCCCTAAGTCACCTGAGGTGTGTTCTCCACCACTGAGAACTGCACGTCGGACACAAGAACCTCTCAAAGCTCTTCCAAGGAAACAACTGCTGTGTTTCCAGCTGCTTCCTATTTAGGAACCGAGTTAAGAAAGCAAGcgtaaaatatgcaaaaaaaaaaaaaaactgaaggatATTAAGGGATGTGCACTCAACTGGAAACCCAGAAGCCCTGTGAATCAAAACCATACTTCTGCTTCTTTTTGCTCCTTCAATGTTTACTGTCAATTTGAGATGAAGATGTGCATCGCTGCACCTGCTGACTACTCGGAGGCGGTTTGCTGAAGCTGAGTGTATCGGCAACCACAGATGCACAGATACTGGAGTCACAAAGTAGCAGAAAGCTTCcaagaattaaaattaaaacatacatgcatacatgttTTATATTAGCTCCAAAGTCTAGCCTGCAGAAGTACAGCTGAAAGGTTTTTGTcctattttattgtttttattactaaattatgtttacacattcatttagctaacactttttttccccaaagcaacatagaactcagagaaaacaaaaatgcatttcaccagcagagagatatagatgcagacTATCTATTGAAATATATGTTGATATCTGATGTCACTGCTTCAACCACCATACTTTACCTGGGTACCTGTACACAGAATTGGTAGAGcatacaaaattttttaaaaacttaatattAGCAATACATGAGTAGCAAGATATAGAAGCgatggaaaattattttaaaatttttggaGTAGACAGGAGATCTGgaaagaagtgggtctgaagGAGAGCTGTTTCGAGACCCTTCCTGAACACTGAGAGGGAGTTCTGCAATTCTGAGTGGgtgatcattccaccacatttaAACTAGAATtgagaaccttcaggcttttgGTTTTGGATCTCTTGtctgtgggaccaccaagtggtcagaggtggaggagcatagcagccTAGTTGGGGAGTACTGAGCAATCAGATTCTCTAGGTATTGGGGAACAGATAATTTTGTAGGACATAACTTAAATTTGATACAAGCAGCTAGAGGAGCCCAATGGAGAAACAAGGAGGAGGATACATAGGAacacttcagcaggtcaaacacaactcgcaCAGAAGCATTCTGAACTAGCTaaagaggtttgatggcagagtcCAGAAGGCCAGAAAGGAGAAAGTTGGAGTTGCTTAGGTGGAATATATTTCttgtgagataagggcagatTCTGTAGATATTCCGCAGGACGTATCTTCAGGACTGATTTCTGGCATCCAtttgttgagagaagcagaggagtTAGTCAGTTGTTACACCTAGGCTTCAACGAATGGAGCCAGCgaaatgagcaagttgtccaCTTTGCTAGAAAGTTCCCAACAGATGGACCGACCAGCTGGGAAGTGAagaatctcagttttggagatGTTGAATTGTAGATGGTAATCAGCCATCGAAGCAGAAATGAAGGCAGGCAGCAATATGTGGGGATACATCTGTAACTCCAGGAGGAAAAGCGAAGAACAGCTGAGTATCATGAGCATAGCAGTGACAAGAAAATCTTTAAGCAGCAATGACAGAGTCAAGGGAAAAGGTATAGATGGAGGAGAGTTGGGGGTGTAGCACCGGGTCCTATAGAAGACCAGTTGAAAGAGGCTAAGGGGATGATCAGGAGCCACGCCAGACCATCTGGTCAGATCTATCTGATAGGTAAGGCTCAGATCATTTTAGTGTGACTCTTGATGCTAGACTGTCCAGCAGAGAAAAATAGAATCCTGTGATTCTCGGTGTCAAATGTTACAACCAGACGGAAGAGAATGAGGATCGAAGAGATGGAGGCAACGCTTGCCAACCGGAGAGCATCCAATATTGCAAGGAGGGCAGTTTGGTGCAATGGCTGATTTTGAATCCTGACTGATAAGCATCCAGGAGACCATTCTGAGCATACAGAAAGAATAGAATTGTACTGGTTATAGGCTGTACATTCCAgagttttcagcaaaaaaagagaatCTGGACTGAGCTTtggtcaaaaaaaaagttttctttttttttttttctttcagtggtGAGTttagggcagttttgaaggcataTGGGAAGCTACCAGAAGACAGTGAATAGTTAATGATAGGAGAGATGAAGAAATAAGATCCAGGGAAATGGTCTGCAAGAGAGATTAAGAGTTGGGATCAGGTGCTGAGTCCATTTGAGAGCAAGAGTTTGgatttaaatgcaaagcatgaGGCTTCGCTAGTAGATGCAGTATGATTGGGGGAGGTGGATGTGGAGAACTTGtgatggaatttatttttttctgaagaacgAGGCAAATTGTCAGCAGtgagagaggaggaaggaggaggaagaggacagaggaggaggggaaggtGGTGAATATTGTGTGGATTGCTGGCTGAATATAGTTTGTTCTGGAAGAAGGTCATTTTAGCTGAGGAAACAGCAGAAGGAACTTGCATGAGCTCCAGAGGTCCATGGAGATATAAAAACAGGATGATGGAGTTCAGAGATTTAGCTGATGTATTTGTCTAAGATTTTCAGTGTTGGagatatgaacaaaacaaaagtgaagTACAAAAGTACTTAAACCTTTTCAGGTTAAAAATCGCACAATCACATTCCTTGGTCAGACGTACTGCTGCTAACACAATATCAGTCTAGAACTGGACCAGATCCAACTTTCAGGGTCAAAGCAAAGAATAAATTGAGTCAAGAACAAATAAAGTTCATGCAAAGTCAAGCTATTACAAACAGATTAGGATACAGGACAAACTATGATATTGTgggtgggaaaaaaagctgtgcaGAAGATAGAAAAACAGCTCCACAAAGTTGAGTGAAGAGTCTTAAAAAGGAGGCAGAAAATTTGAAAACTGGTTACATATGTTTTGGTCTTCTAAGCTCctaaacaaatttacatttttttaaaaattcccatTCACCGTTTGTCCAGAGAAGGGTTTTGGTGATCCACAGCATATGCAGgaaatacagggcacaaggcaatAATACATAGTCTAGACAGAGGTGGGGATGctagttcattgcaaggcagccTCAGGCAGATTCATGCACAAATAAACACGGtttagagtcaccgattcacctTTGGACTGGGGAGGAACCAGgagcacttgaaggaaacccatgtaaagATGGAGAGAACAAGAGGTGGACTCCAGCCCATGTCTGAACCTTCACTGCACCGCCATCCTGCTCAATGAATGTACAGAAATCAgtataaaagtcttttttttcctggcttttTGCCCCAGCTGTCTTGTTTCCTAATACTTTTCGAGTTTCTGTCAGCAACAACCCCATGTCCACATGGATGACTTACAGGCAGTCATTGCTTCGCTACTCTTCTTTCACAGGCAGTAAGGTACTATTATAAGAGATCTTGTGCTGTACATCCAAAAACTTACAGCACTGCATTTTTTATGAAGATTTGTACAAGCAAAcccaaaaataatgataatagtcGTGGTGTACTGAGACATCGTATTAGACAGGCAATACTGTATCCAACTTTGTGTACCAGTTATAAAATAGACCCCAGGGAAACTGGCTCTATGCATTTTCTGTGCAATTTTATTTATCAAGAATGATCCATCGCTGAAGATCAGATGATTATACTGTGACCAGAAACAGCACTGAAGAAAGGTGCTCTGAGGGGAAGCATCTGACCATGAGGCGACAGCTGACACCATGCTGCCCACCATGGTATCTTTCCATCTGTTTCGGAatctgtattctttttttaatgccaaACAGAGGAACGGTTCTCTcaaattttaaacaatattatTGAATCCAGTTTGCAAAAGTTCATGGTGTTCAGTCACTGCACGGCAGTTCATTTGGCTTTTGATTAAACTGATGTATGAGGAATTTTATGAACATTTAGGTATTTTTTTGTCTACCCTAACAAAACCCACACGACCTGAATAAATCCTGATCAGAGGTCAGTCTGGGTAACCTGCTGCAAACATTGGCTTGATGGAGTCAGTCTCAAAACATGAGAGGATAATCATAATCCCATATTTTAGACTGCACGCTATACCTGTACGTTATAACCAGTACTGtatactttatactctataccCCTAGTTACTCAAGTCGAGGGGAACGAAAGCACATATGTACATGTGAAGGTTTAGACAATGTAGGCAATGATCCTGCTAC
Coding sequences:
- the LOC108933610 gene encoding E3 ubiquitin-protein ligase pellino homolog 1, giving the protein MFSPDQENISTASTKVPVKYGELIVLGYNGSLPNGDRGRRKSRFALYKRPKANGVKPSTVHVACTPQAAKAISNKDQHSISYTLSRAQTVVVEYTHDSNTDMFQIGRSTESPIDFVVTDTVPGSQSNADTQTVQSTISRFACRIMCQRSPPYTARIYAAGFDSSKNIFLGEKAAKWKTSDGQMDGLTTNGVLVMHPRHGFTEDSKPGVWREISVCGNVFTLRETRSAQQRGKMVENETQELVDGSLIDLCGATLLWRTAEGLSRTPTLKHLEALRQEINAARPQCPVGFNTLAFPSMRRKEVVDEKQPWVYLHCGHVHGYHDWGNRAEREGRERECPMCRARGPYVPLWLGCEAGFYLDAGPPTHAFSPCGHVCSEKTAAYWSQIPLPHGTHTFHAACPFCAQQLSGEQGYIRLIFQGPVD